GGCCGGATGCAGGCCGTCCAGCAGCGTCTTGAGCTCGGCTTCGTGCTGCCGGTGAACCAGGTCCTCGACCAGGTTGGCCTTGGCGTCGCCTTCTTCCTGGCGATGCACCAGGTCGGCGACCAGCTGCTGGCGACGCAGGCGTTCCTGCACTTCGGCCAGGGCGTGCTGGGCGTCTTCCGGGTCGAGGCGGCGGGGCGTCGCGGGCAGCTTGTGCGCGGCGGCGGATGGCGTCATGCGTTACGGCTCAAAGTTTGGGTAGGGGGCGGCTGCGGCGGGCTTCGTCGGTGGCGACGTAGGTCAGGACGGCCTCGGTGACCTTGACGACTTCGGCGTCCAGCCGCTGGCGCTCGGCATAGACTTCGACGGACACCGTGATCGAGGTGTTGCCGGTCTTGACGATGGCGGCGTAGAAGCTGAGCAGGTCGCCCACGAACACGGGCTCCTTGAACTGGAAGGCGTTGACCGCCACCGTGGCCACGCGGCCCGCGGCGCGGCGCGCCGCCGGGATCGAACCGGCGATGTCCACTTGCGACATGATCCAGCCGCCGAACACGTCCCCGTGGATATTGG
The Achromobacter sp. AONIH1 DNA segment above includes these coding regions:
- a CDS encoding acyl-CoA thioesterase, which translates into the protein MSSSTPTPFTTLPANRDAVLRVMPMPADANIHGDVFGGWIMSQVDIAGSIPAARRAAGRVATVAVNAFQFKEPVFVGDLLSFYAAIVKTGNTSITVSVEVYAERQRLDAEVVKVTEAVLTYVATDEARRSRPLPKL